The DNA sequence TAGAACCTCCGTGCCAATGGAGCGTGCGCGTACGCGATTGATGAAATCGCGGACTACGGATAATGCGACATCAGCTTCAAGCAGTGCCATACGCACTTCGCGCAGAGCTTCTTTGATATTGTCTTCAGTGAGACGTCCTTGGCCGCGTAATTTTTTTAAGGTATGGCCAAGTCGTTCAGAAAGTGAGTCAAACATAGTGATTAAGAGCTAATTATGGTGATTGATTAAGGTTGTTGGTAGATGATAGGGGAGTGGAGGGTAACATTCAAATGTTACAGCTGAAAAACCTCTCCCCCTTTGAGCGCTTTGATATTGAAATCAGAAAGTGCTATTTCACACTCAGCCAGAATGGCTTGTTCAGCTCCAGGTTTTGCATGCGTCAGATAGATGCGGGTATCATGTTTTAGTTTTTTTAGGTCAGCCGCTAATGTATTCGGGCAGTAATGTTTGGCGCGTTGGCTAAGCGCTTCATCTTGATTGGCGAATGCAGATTCAATGATCAGTAAATCAATGTGATCGTAATGATTAATAATATTCCAGAAGCTATCGTTACTTGTTGTATCGCCAGAGTAAACAAAAGTTTTGTTTTTATGGCTCACCCGGTAGCCAACAGTGGGCACGACATGGTTGACCGGAATCATTTCAAAATGGCGACCATTCAGGGTGCAAATTTCCCCAGGTATTAACGGATAATAGGCGATCGCAGGATGCTTGGGGTCAGGGAGTTCTGAAAAATCAGGCCAGATTACCCAGTTAAATATATGTTGCTGTAGAGCCTTAATAGTTTCTGGCAGTGCATGAATTGCAATGGGGCGCGTAATTTGATCAAAAACACTGTCAATTAACAGAGGCAAGCATGCAATGTGATCCAGATGTGAGTGGGTAATAAAAATGTGCTGGATACGGCTCATTTCATCCAGCGTGAGTTGCCCAGCCCCTGTGCCGGCATCAATGAGAATGTCGTGATCCACCATGAAAGAGGTGGTTTGCCGCTGTGCGCTGATGCCGCCACTGCATCCTAGTATGCGTAATTTCATTTAAATTCCCGGAGGTTTGGAGCTGTCATTATATCTTGCGTCCTATTTTTCGCTTTGATTTTTGAAGTTAAAAATTATTAAAATTAAGTATTAAGTCTTTGTATTAGCGTCAATAATAATGATATTTTTAATTAAATGCACGTAACCCGTTTTTTAAATTTTCATGTGGTGCCCGATTATGCCATTATTTACCCTCTTTTTAATTGCAACTCTTAAGGTATAATAATGTTAACTTCTTTTGCCGGTTTTCTTGCTGCGGCTCTTTATTTGATGACGGCGGTCTGGTTGGTCGTGCGTATTTCATCTGGGGGAGCACAAAAGAAGAGCTATGGGATTCTGGCGTTAGGGTTTGTTGCAATTATTTTGCACGTTGTGACTCTGGTTCCCAGCTTATTTACTGCGGCAGGAGTGAATCTGGGCTTTTATAGTGTGATTTCACTCTCCTCTTTGTTGATTGTTCTGCTGCTCTGGATTGCTGCGTTGAGCAAGCCCGTTGAAAATCTCGGTATTACCATTTTGCCTTTAGCAGGTTTGTCCGTTGTTCTGGATATGACACTGCCGGCTCTGCACCTCTTTCAAGAGCGGCCACCGTTGAGTCTTGAAATTCATATTGTGATGTCTATGTTGGCATATAGTCTGCTTGCACTTGCCGCTGCACAAGCACTTCTTCTGGCGGTGCAGGACTGGCGTTTACGAAACAGAAAGCCTGGTGGGTTTGTGCGAGCCTTGCCTCCGCTGGAAACTATGGAGCTGCTGTTGTTTCAGGCCATTACACTTGGCTTTGTACTTCATACCCTGGCGCTGTTGAGCGGCGCTGTTGCGGTGCAGGATCTGTTTGCACAGCAGGTTGTACATAAAACAGTTTTATCGCTGATTGCCTGGGTACTATTTGCGATTCTTTTATTAGGGCGATGGCGTTTCGGATGGCGTGGTCGAGTGGCCATTCGCTGGACGCTTGTTGCATTCTCTATTTTGTTGCTATCCTATTTTGGCAGCAAACTTGTACTTGAAGTTTTACTGACCTGAAAAATAGATCATGGATAATATACCGTTAGAGTTTTTGTTTGGTTTTCTGGCTTTATTGATTTTGCTCTCAGCATTTTTTTCTGCAAGCGAAACGGCAATGATGAGTATTAATCGTTACCGTTTGAGACACCTTGTTAAAATGGGGCAAGCTGGGCCGCAGCGTGTTGCGAAATTGCTGGAGCGTCCTGATCGTTTGATTGGAGTTATCTTGCTGGGTAATAACTTCGTTAATATTTTGGCATCATCTCTAGCGACCATTATTGCATTGCGTTTAATGGGTGAGGCAGGGATTGCGATTGCAGCAGGCTTGCTGACATTTGTGATACTTATTTTTGCCGAAGTAGGGCCAAAAACACTTGCTATTTTACATCCAGAGCGTATCGCTTTTCCTGCGAGTGTTGTGTTGTTGCCTATGTTGAAGTTGTTTTACCCTATTATCTGGATCATCAATACCATTGCGAATAGCATGTTAGCTGTTATTGGCGTTTCGCCCGACAAAGGTGGGCATCAAAATTTGAGTGCAGAAGAACTGAGAGCTGTTGTTAATGAAGCAGGCGCATTAATTCCGGCGAAGCACAAAAAAATGTTACTTAATGTGCTGGACTTGGAAAAGGTGACCGTTGAAGACATTATTGTTGCACGTAATGACATCGTGGGGATTGACCTCAATGAAGGGATTGAAGACATTATTGAGGTTATTACAAGCAGTCAACATACACGTTTATTAGTTTATCGTGGCAATATTGACCATGTCATGGGCGTGATGCATGTGAGAGATGCATTGCCACTTTTACATCGAAACGAATTGAGTGTTGATGCGATTATTGAAATCAGTAAAGAGCCTTACTTCATACCTAAAGGTACACCTCTTAATATTCAGCAACTGAATTTTCAGCGCCAAAAAAGACGTATAGCACTTGTGGTGGATGAGTATGGTGAAATATTCGGATTGGTGACGCTGGAAGATATTCTGGAAGAAATTGTTGGTGAATTTACCACAGATATTTCTGACAGTGGACGCGAGCTCCATCCTCAAAAAGATGGTTCATGTATTGTAGACGGAGCAATCAATATCCGAGCTTTAAATCGAAATATGCAAATAAATTTGCCGACTAAAGGCCCAAAAACATTGAATG is a window from the Gammaproteobacteria bacterium genome containing:
- a CDS encoding 3',5'-cyclic-nucleotide phosphodiesterase, whose protein sequence is MKLRILGCSGGISAQRQTTSFMVDHDILIDAGTGAGQLTLDEMSRIQHIFITHSHLDHIACLPLLIDSVFDQITRPIAIHALPETIKALQQHIFNWVIWPDFSELPDPKHPAIAYYPLIPGEICTLNGRHFEMIPVNHVVPTVGYRVSHKNKTFVYSGDTTSNDSFWNIINHYDHIDLLIIESAFANQDEALSQRAKHYCPNTLAADLKKLKHDTRIYLTHAKPGAEQAILAECEIALSDFNIKALKGGEVFQL
- the ccsA gene encoding cytochrome c biogenesis protein CcsA, whose protein sequence is MLTSFAGFLAAALYLMTAVWLVVRISSGGAQKKSYGILALGFVAIILHVVTLVPSLFTAAGVNLGFYSVISLSSLLIVLLLWIAALSKPVENLGITILPLAGLSVVLDMTLPALHLFQERPPLSLEIHIVMSMLAYSLLALAAAQALLLAVQDWRLRNRKPGGFVRALPPLETMELLLFQAITLGFVLHTLALLSGAVAVQDLFAQQVVHKTVLSLIAWVLFAILLLGRWRFGWRGRVAIRWTLVAFSILLLSYFGSKLVLEVLLT
- a CDS encoding HlyC/CorC family transporter — protein: MDNIPLEFLFGFLALLILLSAFFSASETAMMSINRYRLRHLVKMGQAGPQRVAKLLERPDRLIGVILLGNNFVNILASSLATIIALRLMGEAGIAIAAGLLTFVILIFAEVGPKTLAILHPERIAFPASVVLLPMLKLFYPIIWIINTIANSMLAVIGVSPDKGGHQNLSAEELRAVVNEAGALIPAKHKKMLLNVLDLEKVTVEDIIVARNDIVGIDLNEGIEDIIEVITSSQHTRLLVYRGNIDHVMGVMHVRDALPLLHRNELSVDAIIEISKEPYFIPKGTPLNIQQLNFQRQKRRIALVVDEYGEIFGLVTLEDILEEIVGEFTTDISDSGRELHPQKDGSCIVDGAINIRALNRNMQINLPTKGPKTLNGLIIEHLESIPSPGTSLLIDNYPIEILQTKDNAIKSARVFPVLSEKSKMEV